From one Mycolicibacterium sp. HK-90 genomic stretch:
- a CDS encoding acyl-CoA carboxylase subunit beta, whose translation MTSVTEPSAEHQVDIHTTAGKLADLKRRAEETLHPVGEAAVEKVHAKGKLTARERILALLDEGSFVELDALAKHRSTNFGLESNRPLGDGVITGYGTIDGRDVCIFSQDATVFGGSLGEVYGEKIVKVQELAIKTGRPLIGINDGAGARIQEGVVSLGLYSRIFHNNIKASGVIPQISLIMGAAAGGHVYSPALTDFVIMVDQTSQMFITGPDVIKTVTGEDVTMEELGGAHTHMAKSGTAHYVASGEQDAFEYVRDLLSYLPPNNYAEPPHYPVAPVEGSIEETLTDEDIELDTLIPDSPNQPYDMHEVITRILDDDEFLEVQAGYAGNIVVGFGRVDGRPVGIVANQPTQFAGCLDINASEKAARFIRTCDCFNIPIVLLVDVPGFLPGTDQEYNGIIRRGAKLLYAYGEATVAKVTVITRKSYGGAYCVMGSKDMGADVVVAWPTAQIAVMGASGAVGFVYRSELKKAAADGQDVDALRLELQQTYEDTLVNPYIAAERGYVDAVIPPSHTRGYVANALRLLERKIIQMPPKKHGNIPL comes from the coding sequence ATGACGAGCGTTACCGAGCCGTCCGCCGAGCACCAGGTGGACATCCACACCACTGCAGGCAAGCTGGCCGATCTAAAGAGGCGGGCCGAGGAGACGCTGCATCCCGTCGGCGAGGCCGCCGTGGAGAAGGTGCACGCCAAGGGCAAGCTGACGGCCCGCGAGCGCATTCTCGCCCTGCTCGACGAGGGATCGTTCGTCGAACTCGACGCGCTGGCCAAGCACCGCAGCACCAACTTCGGCCTGGAGAGCAACCGGCCGCTGGGTGACGGCGTGATCACCGGCTACGGCACCATCGACGGCCGGGACGTCTGCATCTTCAGCCAGGACGCCACCGTGTTCGGCGGCAGCCTCGGCGAGGTCTACGGCGAGAAGATCGTCAAGGTCCAGGAGCTGGCCATCAAGACCGGCCGCCCGCTGATCGGCATCAACGACGGCGCGGGCGCCCGCATCCAGGAGGGTGTGGTCTCCCTCGGCCTCTACAGCCGGATCTTCCACAACAACATCAAGGCCTCGGGTGTCATCCCGCAGATCTCGTTGATCATGGGCGCCGCGGCCGGCGGGCACGTCTACTCCCCCGCGCTGACCGACTTCGTGATCATGGTCGACCAGACCAGCCAGATGTTCATCACCGGCCCGGACGTCATCAAGACCGTCACCGGCGAGGACGTCACCATGGAGGAGCTGGGCGGTGCCCACACCCACATGGCCAAGTCCGGCACCGCGCACTACGTCGCCTCGGGTGAGCAGGATGCCTTCGAGTACGTCCGTGACCTGCTGAGCTACCTGCCCCCGAACAACTACGCCGAGCCGCCGCACTACCCGGTGGCCCCGGTGGAGGGCTCGATCGAGGAGACCCTGACCGACGAGGACATCGAGCTCGACACGCTGATCCCGGATTCGCCGAATCAGCCGTACGACATGCACGAGGTCATCACCCGCATCCTCGACGACGACGAGTTCCTCGAGGTGCAGGCCGGCTACGCCGGCAACATCGTGGTCGGCTTCGGCCGGGTCGACGGCCGTCCGGTCGGCATCGTGGCCAACCAGCCCACCCAGTTCGCCGGCTGCCTCGACATCAACGCCTCGGAGAAGGCCGCCCGGTTCATCCGGACCTGCGACTGCTTCAACATCCCGATCGTCCTGCTGGTCGACGTCCCGGGCTTCCTGCCCGGCACCGACCAGGAGTACAACGGCATCATCCGGCGCGGCGCCAAGCTGCTCTACGCCTACGGCGAGGCCACGGTCGCCAAGGTCACCGTCATCACCCGCAAGTCCTACGGCGGCGCGTACTGCGTGATGGGTTCCAAGGACATGGGCGCCGATGTGGTGGTGGCCTGGCCGACCGCTCAGATCGCCGTGATGGGCGCCTCGGGCGCGGTCGGCTTCGTGTACCGCTCCGAGCTCAAGAAGGCTGCCGCTGACGGCCAGGATGTCGACGCGCTGCGCCTGGAGCTGCAGCAGACCTACGAGGACACTCTGGTCAACCCGTACATCGCCGCCGAGCGCGGTTACGTCGACGCGGTCATCCCGCCGTCGCACACCCGCGGCTACGTGGCCAACGCGCTGCGGTTGCTGGAGCGCAAGATCATCCAGATGCCGCCGAAGAAGCACGGGAACATTCCCCTGTGA
- a CDS encoding PH domain-containing protein encodes MGYPENVLANDEQVVLHRHPHWKRLIGAVLVLILATAASAFVAAVVNSMDWQATAKNVLFIVIGVIWLVVVGWLAVWPFLNWWTTHFVITDRRVMFRHGVLTRAGIDIPLARINSVEFRHGLTDRLLRTGTLIIESASQDPLEFHDIPRVEQVHSLLYHEVFDTLGSEESPS; translated from the coding sequence GTGGGGTACCCGGAGAATGTGCTGGCCAACGACGAGCAGGTGGTGCTGCACCGGCACCCGCACTGGAAGCGCCTGATCGGGGCGGTCCTCGTTTTGATCCTGGCCACCGCGGCCTCGGCGTTCGTCGCGGCCGTGGTCAACTCCATGGACTGGCAGGCCACCGCCAAGAACGTGCTGTTCATCGTGATCGGGGTGATCTGGCTCGTCGTGGTGGGCTGGCTCGCCGTGTGGCCGTTCCTGAACTGGTGGACAACCCACTTCGTCATCACCGACCGGCGGGTGATGTTCCGGCACGGCGTGCTGACCCGCGCGGGTATCGACATCCCGCTCGCGCGCATCAACAGCGTCGAATTCCGCCACGGGCTGACCGACCGGCTGTTGCGCACCGGCACGCTGATCATCGAATCGGCGTCGCAGGATCCCCTGGAATTCCACGACATTCCGCGCGTGGAACAGGTGCACTCACTGCTGTATCACGAAGTTTTCGACACCCTGGGGTCCGAAGAGTCACCCAGCTGA
- a CDS encoding GtrA family protein, whose product MSFADATIARLPRFVRPYAEQHHELIKFAIVGATTFVIDSAIFYTLKLTVLEPKPVTAKIIAGIVAVIASYILNREWSFQNRGGRERHHEALLFFAFSGVGVLLSMLPLYFSSYVLGLRVPEVSLTVENIADFISAYILGNLLQMAFRFWAFRRWVFPDEFGRNPDLALESTLTGGGIAEALENHAERKSATVTPLRTRGADGTLRRPGRRGKPRQLGDSSDPRVSKTS is encoded by the coding sequence GTGTCCTTCGCCGATGCGACCATCGCGCGCCTGCCGCGATTCGTCCGTCCCTACGCCGAGCAGCATCACGAACTGATCAAGTTCGCGATCGTCGGCGCGACGACGTTTGTCATCGATTCGGCGATCTTCTACACGCTCAAGCTCACGGTGCTGGAGCCCAAGCCGGTCACCGCCAAGATCATCGCCGGCATCGTCGCGGTCATCGCCTCCTACATCCTGAACCGGGAATGGAGCTTCCAGAACCGCGGCGGCCGCGAGCGCCACCACGAGGCATTGCTGTTCTTCGCGTTCAGCGGCGTGGGCGTGCTGCTGTCGATGCTGCCGCTGTACTTCTCCAGCTATGTGCTGGGCCTCCGGGTCCCCGAGGTGTCGCTGACGGTGGAGAATATCGCCGACTTCATCTCGGCCTACATCCTCGGCAACCTGCTGCAGATGGCGTTCCGGTTCTGGGCGTTCCGCCGCTGGGTGTTCCCCGACGAGTTCGGCCGCAATCCGGATCTGGCGCTGGAGTCCACGCTCACCGGTGGCGGTATCGCCGAGGCGCTGGAGAATCACGCCGAACGGAAGTCCGCCACGGTGACGCCGCTCCGGACGCGCGGAGCAGACGGAACCCTGCGCCGGCCGGGCCGCCGCGGGAAGCCGCGTCAGCTGGGTGACTCTTCGGACCCCAGGGTGTCGAAAACTTCGTGA
- a CDS encoding nuclear transport factor 2 family protein, with translation MAVIDPTKTWVPVEERLAVTTNERHRQVLGVVLEHMKAEAEPDMDRLMATLSPNPDYHFWYANADMGPKTTKGVRAYYEAFVASGANHLVFEIDRLAVDDDLVMTEGWMKMIYPGAAAQAIGVEVEDPDGDYLLLFRQLINWPVDADGLIIGEDAYQTGPVSVTKLSQEDLPQAYIDQKRAAAEAHA, from the coding sequence ATGGCCGTCATCGATCCGACCAAGACCTGGGTCCCGGTGGAAGAACGTCTTGCCGTCACCACGAACGAGCGGCACCGGCAGGTGCTCGGCGTCGTGCTCGAGCACATGAAGGCCGAGGCCGAGCCGGACATGGACCGGCTCATGGCGACGCTGAGCCCCAACCCGGACTACCACTTCTGGTACGCCAATGCCGATATGGGCCCCAAGACGACCAAGGGTGTGCGCGCCTATTACGAGGCATTCGTGGCCAGTGGCGCCAACCATCTCGTTTTCGAGATCGATCGCCTTGCCGTCGACGATGATCTGGTGATGACCGAAGGCTGGATGAAGATGATCTATCCGGGGGCGGCCGCCCAGGCGATCGGAGTCGAGGTCGAAGACCCCGACGGCGACTATCTGTTGCTGTTCCGTCAGCTCATCAATTGGCCCGTCGACGCCGACGGCCTGATCATCGGTGAGGACGCCTACCAGACCGGTCCGGTCAGCGTGACCAAGCTGAGCCAGGAAGACCTGCCACAGGCCTACATCGACCAGAAGCGCGCCGCCGCCGAAGCCCATGCCTGA
- a CDS encoding CdaR family transcriptional regulator, whose translation MTTGPVRLSELGTDPASVLRLVEQFDALEEQEPNADAAVRFAALIAGCPVGVRWPGGTVVRYDATGRLDPVDDGPVSAEEHETVVWAERAGAAHPLDEVLIDRLRRVVGRAAARTGVSGTPRLGDPALLEVVLSAKEHREDRARAMRLLGLDELRPTCVLAASGHTPGETVRLITGVLPEPTVRSAVIGNATAIVCQGSFDMRELSDRLERLIVERFPAVVSTHTASGPWIGIGSVGTAFSASTSWHEAVRALRFASSTGFGRRVVAYERLSSLELLADLPIDRVRRNRDVARINEIASTPTGDLDVQTTEAFFVYGSLRRTATELHVHHSTVAARLARVQAAMGWDFEDPVDRFLGTLVLMVRRISMSSAELADADLL comes from the coding sequence ATGACCACCGGGCCGGTTCGGCTCTCCGAACTGGGCACCGATCCCGCATCGGTGCTGCGGCTCGTCGAGCAATTCGACGCGCTCGAGGAGCAGGAGCCCAACGCCGACGCGGCAGTGCGGTTTGCCGCGCTGATCGCCGGGTGTCCGGTCGGGGTCCGCTGGCCGGGCGGCACCGTCGTCCGGTACGACGCGACCGGACGCCTCGATCCGGTGGACGACGGGCCCGTTTCCGCCGAGGAGCACGAGACGGTCGTCTGGGCGGAGCGTGCCGGCGCCGCACACCCGCTGGACGAGGTGCTGATCGACCGGCTGCGCCGGGTCGTCGGGCGGGCCGCGGCGCGAACCGGGGTGAGTGGGACCCCGCGCCTGGGCGATCCGGCATTGCTCGAGGTCGTGCTGTCGGCCAAGGAGCATCGCGAGGACCGGGCCAGGGCCATGCGGCTGTTGGGGCTCGACGAGCTTCGGCCGACGTGCGTGCTGGCCGCGTCGGGTCATACGCCCGGCGAGACCGTCCGTCTGATCACCGGTGTGCTGCCCGAGCCGACGGTGCGGTCGGCGGTGATCGGCAACGCGACGGCCATCGTGTGCCAAGGATCGTTCGACATGCGCGAGCTCTCGGATCGCCTGGAACGGCTCATCGTCGAACGGTTTCCCGCGGTGGTGAGTACGCACACCGCCTCCGGACCGTGGATCGGAATCGGTTCGGTCGGAACCGCATTCAGTGCGTCCACGTCGTGGCATGAAGCCGTGCGGGCGCTGCGGTTCGCGTCGTCGACCGGCTTCGGCAGGCGCGTGGTGGCCTACGAACGGCTCAGCTCACTGGAGTTGCTGGCCGACCTCCCGATCGACCGGGTACGGCGAAACCGAGATGTGGCCCGTATCAACGAGATTGCGTCGACGCCGACCGGAGACCTCGATGTACAGACCACCGAGGCGTTCTTCGTCTACGGCTCACTGCGGCGCACCGCCACCGAGCTGCACGTCCACCACAGCACGGTCGCGGCCCGCCTGGCCCGGGTCCAGGCCGCCATGGGGTGGGACTTCGAGGATCCGGTGGACCGCTTCCTGGGCACGCTCGTACTCATGGTCCGGCGGATCTCGATGTCGTCGGCCGAACTCGCTGACGCGGACCTGCTGTAG
- a CDS encoding Rieske 2Fe-2S domain-containing protein — MSDIREIDAGAAMTRFARGWHCIGLAESFRDGQPHGINAFGTKLVVYSDSAGALHVLDSYCRHMGGDLSMGSVKDDNLACPFHDWRWGSDGKCKLVPYAKRTPRLARTRKWPTTEVNGQLLVWHDPEGSEPPAELTPPTIEGYEDGIWSPWQWNSLLIEGSHCREIVDNNVDMAHFFYIHHAYPTYFKNVIEGHTASQFMESKPRPDYATRELWDGTYLRSEATYFGPAYMINWLHNDLAPNFTVEIALINCHYPVTHDSFVLQWGVAVQRNPGLPAEKAEKLAATMSRSFGDGFMEDVEIWKHKARIDNPLLTEEDGPVYHHRRWYEQFYVDVADVTPEMTDRFEQEVDTTHANELWQQEVAANLAAPR; from the coding sequence ATGAGTGACATCCGGGAGATCGACGCCGGCGCGGCGATGACGCGGTTCGCGCGTGGCTGGCATTGCATCGGGCTCGCCGAATCGTTCCGCGACGGGCAGCCGCACGGCATCAACGCGTTCGGGACCAAACTCGTCGTCTATTCCGACTCGGCCGGCGCGCTGCACGTGCTGGATTCGTATTGCCGGCACATGGGCGGCGACCTGTCGATGGGTTCGGTCAAGGACGACAACCTGGCCTGCCCGTTCCATGACTGGCGTTGGGGCAGCGACGGCAAGTGCAAGCTGGTGCCGTACGCCAAGCGCACCCCGCGGCTGGCCCGCACCCGCAAATGGCCCACGACCGAGGTCAACGGCCAGCTGCTGGTCTGGCACGACCCGGAAGGGTCGGAGCCTCCCGCCGAGCTGACCCCGCCCACGATCGAGGGCTACGAGGACGGCATCTGGTCACCGTGGCAATGGAATTCGCTGCTGATCGAAGGGTCGCACTGCCGCGAGATCGTCGACAACAACGTCGACATGGCGCACTTCTTCTACATCCACCACGCCTATCCGACGTACTTCAAGAACGTCATCGAAGGCCACACCGCAAGCCAGTTCATGGAGTCCAAGCCGCGGCCCGACTACGCCACCAGGGAGCTCTGGGACGGCACCTATCTGCGTTCGGAGGCAACGTATTTCGGCCCGGCGTACATGATCAACTGGTTGCACAACGATCTCGCGCCGAATTTCACCGTCGAGATCGCCCTGATCAACTGCCACTACCCGGTGACGCACGACTCGTTCGTGTTGCAGTGGGGAGTCGCGGTTCAGCGGAATCCCGGGTTGCCGGCGGAAAAGGCCGAGAAGCTCGCGGCGACGATGAGCCGCAGTTTCGGTGACGGCTTCATGGAGGACGTCGAGATCTGGAAACACAAGGCCCGCATCGACAACCCGCTGCTGACCGAGGAGGACGGGCCCGTCTACCACCACCGCCGGTGGTATGAGCAGTTCTATGTCGACGTCGCCGACGTCACGCCAGAGATGACCGACCGCTTCGAGCAGGAGGTCGACACCACGCACGCCAACGAGCTCTGGCAGCAGGAGGTGGCAGCCAACCTGGCGGCACCGAGATAG
- a CDS encoding biotin--[acetyl-CoA-carboxylase] ligase translates to MNTRLPLDTATLRAGLCAPWRRLDVVDETGSTNADLLARAAAGEDIAGSVLIAEHQNAGRGRHGRQWTAPPRSQVALSVGVDATGVPVDTWGWLPLATGVAVVDAVAEITGVRVGLKWPNDVQVGPVGGKLAGILAEVASPAPVVVVGVGLNVTMTADEAPDPRATSLTRLGAAVVDRGPLAQAMLRHLADRFARWRDADPTLAADYRERSVTIGSRVRAILPGDTAVEGTATDVDGLGRLIIDTGTDRITVSAGDITHLRPVES, encoded by the coding sequence ATGAATACGCGACTGCCGCTGGACACCGCCACACTGCGAGCCGGATTGTGCGCGCCATGGCGTCGACTCGACGTCGTGGACGAAACCGGATCCACCAACGCCGACCTGCTGGCCCGGGCCGCTGCCGGTGAGGACATCGCCGGGTCGGTGCTGATCGCCGAGCACCAGAACGCCGGGCGGGGCAGGCACGGCCGGCAGTGGACGGCGCCGCCGCGCTCGCAGGTTGCCCTGTCGGTCGGGGTCGACGCCACCGGGGTGCCCGTCGACACCTGGGGCTGGCTGCCGTTGGCCACCGGCGTCGCCGTCGTCGACGCCGTCGCAGAAATCACCGGCGTCCGCGTCGGCCTCAAATGGCCCAACGACGTACAGGTCGGCCCGGTAGGCGGAAAACTTGCCGGCATCCTGGCCGAGGTGGCCTCACCGGCACCTGTCGTCGTGGTCGGGGTGGGCCTGAATGTGACGATGACCGCCGACGAGGCTCCCGACCCGCGCGCCACCTCGCTGACCCGGCTCGGAGCGGCCGTCGTGGACCGCGGCCCACTGGCCCAGGCAATGCTGCGACACCTGGCCGACCGTTTCGCGCGTTGGCGCGACGCCGATCCCACACTGGCGGCCGACTACCGCGAACGCAGCGTCACCATCGGCAGCCGGGTGCGGGCGATCCTGCCCGGGGACACTGCCGTGGAGGGGACGGCCACCGACGTCGACGGACTCGGGCGGCTGATCATCGACACCGGAACCGACCGGATCACGGTGTCTGCCGGCGACATCACCCACCTCCGGCCCGTGGAGTCGTAG
- a CDS encoding FAD-binding protein, with the protein MKWDDQCDVLIAGSGGGGVTGAYTAAREGLSVILAEASDKFGGTTAYSGGGGVWFPCNPVLKRAGTDDTIEDALEYYHAVVGDRTPRELQDTYVRGGAGLIEYLEADDNLKFAPMPWPDYFGKAPKARTDGQRHIAARPLKVEKAPHLRELVRGPLDADRLGAEQPDDYFIGGRALIARFLKATEQYPKASLRLNTPLVELVVEDGTVTGAIVETDGERQAIRARRGVLLAAGGFEGNDELRREYGVPGVARDTMGPPANLGRTHQAAIAVGADVDLMEQAWWSPGMTHPDGRSAFALWFTGGIFVDQNGQRFVNESAAYDRIGRAILPRLADGSMTLPYWMIYDDREGEVPPVKATNVSMVDTQAYIDAGLWHTADTLEELAAKIGVPAENLTATVERFNTFVAAGTDEDFGRGDEAYDRAFSGGASPLVAIEKGPFHAAAFGISDLGTKGGLRTDTAARVLDASGAVIGGLYAAGNTMAAPSGTAYPGGGNPIGTSMLFSHLAVKDMLGREV; encoded by the coding sequence ATGAAGTGGGATGACCAGTGTGATGTGCTGATCGCCGGGTCGGGCGGTGGTGGCGTCACCGGCGCGTACACCGCGGCCCGCGAAGGTCTGTCGGTGATCCTGGCCGAGGCCAGCGACAAATTCGGCGGCACCACAGCGTATTCCGGTGGCGGCGGGGTGTGGTTCCCGTGCAACCCGGTGCTCAAGCGGGCCGGCACCGACGACACCATCGAGGACGCGCTGGAGTACTACCATGCCGTCGTCGGCGACCGCACCCCGCGGGAACTGCAGGACACCTACGTGCGCGGCGGCGCCGGGCTGATCGAGTATCTGGAAGCCGACGACAATCTGAAGTTCGCGCCGATGCCGTGGCCCGACTACTTTGGCAAGGCACCCAAGGCCAGAACCGACGGGCAGCGCCACATCGCGGCCCGGCCGCTCAAGGTGGAGAAGGCCCCCCATCTGCGCGAGCTGGTGCGCGGGCCGCTCGACGCCGACCGGCTCGGAGCCGAGCAGCCCGACGACTACTTCATCGGTGGCCGGGCGCTGATCGCCCGGTTCCTGAAGGCCACCGAGCAGTACCCCAAGGCGTCGCTTCGCCTGAACACCCCGCTGGTCGAATTGGTCGTCGAGGACGGGACCGTGACCGGCGCGATCGTAGAAACCGACGGCGAGCGTCAAGCCATCCGGGCCCGTCGCGGCGTGCTGCTCGCGGCAGGCGGGTTCGAAGGCAACGACGAACTGCGCCGCGAGTACGGCGTTCCCGGCGTCGCCCGCGACACGATGGGGCCACCGGCCAACCTGGGGCGGACGCACCAGGCCGCGATCGCCGTCGGCGCCGACGTCGACCTGATGGAGCAGGCCTGGTGGTCACCGGGGATGACCCATCCGGACGGGCGGTCGGCCTTCGCGCTGTGGTTCACCGGCGGCATCTTCGTGGACCAGAACGGGCAGCGGTTCGTCAACGAGTCGGCGGCCTACGACCGTATCGGCCGCGCGATCCTGCCGCGGCTGGCCGACGGTTCGATGACGTTGCCCTACTGGATGATCTACGACGATCGCGAGGGCGAGGTGCCGCCGGTCAAGGCGACCAACGTCTCGATGGTCGACACGCAGGCCTACATCGACGCGGGGTTGTGGCACACCGCCGACACGCTGGAAGAGCTGGCCGCGAAGATCGGCGTCCCCGCCGAGAACCTGACCGCCACCGTCGAGCGCTTCAACACGTTCGTCGCCGCCGGCACGGACGAGGATTTCGGCCGCGGCGACGAGGCGTATGACCGGGCCTTCTCTGGCGGCGCATCACCGCTCGTCGCGATCGAGAAGGGCCCGTTCCATGCCGCCGCGTTCGGTATCTCCGACCTCGGCACCAAGGGCGGGCTGCGTACCGACACCGCGGCGCGGGTACTCGACGCGAGCGGTGCGGTGATCGGCGGTCTGTACGCCGCCGGCAACACCATGGCCGCCCCGAGCGGCACCGCCTATCCGGGCGGCGGAAATCCGATCGGAACGAGCATGCTGTTCAGCCACCTGGCGGTCAAAGACATGTTAGGACGAGAGGTATGA
- a CDS encoding AMP-binding protein, translated as MPDVRTDIASLLLDRVGDQHLGLRTRDRDWTWDEVVAESAARGALAQAMRVEGPLHIGVLLENVPDFLFWLGGAALVGATIVGINPTRGAAELAAEIRLADCQLIVTDTAGAQRLRDLDLGLTPERFLVVDGPDYAAQVHAHRVTPTASPKVTEDSLMLLLFTSGTTGASKAVICSQGRLARIAYAAAEKFGHVREDVEYCCMPLFHGNAIMALWAPALSVGATVCLTPSFSASGFLPDVRYFGATFFTYVGKALGYLMATPEQPDDADNPLVRGFGTEASPDDQNEFKRRFGAELFEGYGSSEGGGAVALAPDMPPGALGRPAHAGVAIVDPETLNDCVPAVFDEHGRVLNPDDAVGEIVDKFGTRTFEGYYKNDEANAERIRNGWYWTGDLGYLDADGFIYFAGRRGDWIRVDGENTSALNIERVLRRHPEVVAAGAYAVPDPRSGDQVMAAIEVSDPTGFDAAAFIAYLADQDDLGSKGIPRFLRVSKNLPVTGSNKVLKRELQQARWHTEEVVYRWVGRGAPVYEAMGDDDKQSLDAEFAQYGRQRYL; from the coding sequence ATGCCTGACGTTCGGACTGACATCGCGTCGCTCCTGCTCGACCGGGTCGGCGATCAACACCTCGGCCTGCGCACCCGTGATCGGGACTGGACCTGGGACGAGGTGGTCGCCGAATCGGCCGCGCGCGGGGCGCTGGCGCAGGCGATGCGGGTGGAAGGCCCGCTGCACATCGGCGTGCTGCTGGAGAACGTGCCGGACTTCCTGTTCTGGCTGGGCGGCGCCGCCCTGGTCGGGGCGACCATCGTCGGGATCAACCCGACCCGGGGCGCCGCCGAGCTGGCGGCCGAAATTCGGCTTGCCGATTGCCAATTGATCGTCACCGACACCGCGGGCGCGCAGCGTCTGCGTGATCTCGACCTCGGCCTCACGCCGGAGCGGTTCCTGGTGGTCGACGGCCCGGACTACGCAGCGCAGGTCCACGCACACCGCGTCACCCCCACGGCCTCGCCGAAAGTGACCGAAGACTCGCTGATGCTGCTGTTGTTCACCTCGGGGACGACAGGTGCCTCCAAGGCCGTCATCTGCAGCCAGGGCAGGCTGGCCCGGATCGCCTACGCGGCCGCCGAGAAGTTCGGCCACGTGCGCGAAGACGTCGAGTACTGCTGCATGCCGCTGTTCCACGGCAACGCCATCATGGCGCTGTGGGCGCCCGCGCTGTCGGTCGGCGCGACGGTGTGCCTGACGCCCTCGTTCTCGGCGTCCGGATTCCTACCCGACGTCCGGTATTTCGGTGCCACCTTCTTCACCTACGTGGGCAAGGCGCTCGGATACCTGATGGCCACCCCGGAACAGCCTGACGACGCCGACAACCCGTTGGTCCGCGGCTTCGGCACCGAGGCCTCACCGGATGACCAGAACGAGTTCAAACGCCGGTTCGGCGCCGAACTGTTCGAGGGCTACGGGTCCAGCGAGGGTGGTGGCGCGGTGGCGCTGGCGCCGGACATGCCGCCGGGGGCGCTCGGCCGGCCCGCGCACGCCGGAGTGGCCATCGTCGATCCGGAAACGCTGAACGACTGCGTACCAGCGGTTTTCGACGAGCACGGCCGGGTGCTCAACCCTGACGACGCGGTGGGGGAGATCGTCGACAAGTTCGGCACCCGCACATTCGAGGGTTACTACAAGAACGACGAAGCCAATGCCGAACGCATCCGCAACGGCTGGTATTGGACAGGGGACCTCGGCTATCTCGACGCGGACGGGTTCATCTATTTCGCCGGCCGGCGTGGCGACTGGATCCGGGTCGACGGCGAGAACACCTCGGCCCTGAACATCGAGCGGGTGCTGCGCCGCCATCCCGAGGTGGTGGCGGCCGGGGCATACGCGGTGCCTGATCCGCGGTCGGGTGACCAGGTGATGGCTGCGATCGAGGTGTCCGATCCCACCGGTTTCGACGCCGCGGCGTTCATCGCCTACCTCGCCGACCAGGACGACCTGGGCAGCAAGGGAATTCCGCGGTTCCTGCGAGTGTCGAAGAACCTGCCCGTCACCGGGTCCAACAAGGTGCTCAAACGTGAACTGCAACAGGCGCGTTGGCACACCGAAGAGGTGGTGTACCGGTGGGTGGGACGCGGCGCGCCGGTGTATGAGGCCATGGGCGACGATGACAAACAGTCGCTGGACGCCGAGTTCGCGCAGTACGGGAGGCAGCGTTATCTATGA